In the genome of Hymenobacter cellulosivorans, one region contains:
- a CDS encoding sensor histidine kinase: MVLLPPPVAVAQAPGPTTDHPVRLVDQQGRLWEAVVPGLRLLEAQRSTYFTIRNGLSNDTITALAQDAAGQVWIGTREGLLVYEGSGFREITFQEGLPSKQINALYQALEGPLWIGTRAGAVRYEDRHFEPVAELRGLEVQFIGEDAHNWVFVTSQGIRHLPKEQSFGWQWLGGVAAGVLLLGGVVWSRRRSRQGQHVALRLAQTEQQALLAQMSPHFIFNSLQSIQKYILRHEAEAAQHYLTRFGGLMRLILEQSRQPLLTVRTELNLLRTYLELEALRFEQQFASDVQADDALLDEEIPAMLLHPFVENAVWHGLAHHTGQGRVMVRISGEAEYLVAVVEDNGIGRQRAAGQSGTHAGYPSRGMAIVQERVALLNRQARLPITIDITDLGSPGSTTQGTRVVVRIPRLHA; the protein is encoded by the coding sequence TTGGTTCTGCTACCACCACCGGTGGCGGTAGCGCAGGCGCCAGGACCAACGACGGACCACCCAGTTCGCCTGGTTGACCAGCAGGGCCGGTTGTGGGAAGCTGTGGTGCCCGGCCTACGGCTACTGGAAGCCCAGCGCAGTACTTATTTCACGATCCGCAACGGCTTGAGCAACGACACCATCACGGCTCTGGCTCAGGACGCTGCCGGGCAGGTGTGGATTGGCACCCGGGAAGGGCTGCTGGTGTACGAGGGCAGTGGCTTTCGGGAAATTACCTTTCAGGAGGGGTTGCCCAGCAAGCAGATAAATGCCCTCTACCAAGCACTTGAAGGTCCGCTCTGGATTGGCACCCGGGCCGGGGCCGTGCGCTACGAAGACCGGCATTTCGAGCCCGTAGCCGAGCTACGGGGGCTAGAGGTGCAGTTTATTGGGGAAGATGCGCACAACTGGGTGTTCGTGACCAGCCAAGGCATTCGGCACCTGCCCAAAGAGCAGTCCTTTGGGTGGCAGTGGCTGGGTGGGGTAGCGGCCGGGGTATTGCTGCTGGGCGGCGTGGTGTGGAGCCGGCGCCGCAGTCGGCAGGGGCAGCACGTGGCGCTCCGCCTGGCCCAAACCGAGCAGCAGGCGCTGTTGGCGCAGATGAGCCCGCACTTCATCTTCAACTCCCTGCAGTCCATTCAGAAGTATATTCTGCGCCACGAGGCGGAGGCTGCCCAGCACTACCTCACCCGCTTCGGCGGCCTGATGCGGCTGATTCTGGAACAGTCGCGCCAGCCCCTGCTGACGGTGCGCACCGAATTGAACCTGCTACGCACCTACCTGGAGCTGGAAGCCCTGCGCTTCGAGCAGCAGTTTGCCTCCGACGTGCAAGCCGACGATGCCCTGCTGGACGAGGAAATTCCGGCCATGCTGCTGCACCCTTTCGTCGAAAATGCCGTGTGGCACGGGCTGGCTCACCACACTGGACAGGGCCGCGTGATGGTGCGCATCAGCGGAGAGGCAGAGTATCTGGTAGCCGTGGTGGAGGATAATGGCATTGGCCGGCAGCGGGCCGCGGGGCAGAGCGGTACGCACGCCGGCTACCCGTCCCGCGGTATGGCCATCGTGCAGGAGCGCGTGGCCCTGCTCAATCGGCAGGCCCGCTTGCCTATTACCATCGACATTACCGACCTGGGCAGCCCGGGCAGTACAACCCAGGGCACCCGCGTAGTCGTGCGCATTCCGCGGCTGCACGCTTGA
- a CDS encoding ABC transporter ATP-binding protein, whose amino-acid sequence MDLIIKNLSKTYPNGVKALDNVSLTIPQGMFGLLGPNGAGKSSLMRTIATLQEPDSGSIHLDAIDALHDKMALRRVLGYLPQEFGVYPRVSAEDLLDHMAVVKGIVNRSERRETVKALLEQTNLYEVRKRSISTFSGGMKQRFGIAQALIGQPLLIIVDEPTAGLDPGERNRFYNLLSEIGENIIVILSTHIVDDVRELCRNMAIINQGRVLYAGQPQAAMHELKGRIWERTIEKAELAEYQQQYSVISTKLLAGQPLLHVEGEDLEPAGFQAVEPSLEDVFFSAIQGKAVQSTLLHA is encoded by the coding sequence ATGGACCTAATCATCAAAAACCTGTCGAAAACCTACCCCAACGGGGTCAAGGCCCTCGACAATGTGAGCCTGACCATTCCGCAGGGTATGTTCGGCCTGCTCGGCCCCAACGGTGCCGGCAAAAGCTCCCTGATGCGCACCATTGCCACCCTGCAGGAACCCGACAGCGGCAGTATCCACCTCGACGCCATCGACGCCCTGCACGACAAAATGGCTTTGCGCCGGGTATTGGGCTACCTGCCCCAGGAGTTTGGGGTCTACCCGCGCGTGTCGGCCGAGGATTTGCTCGACCATATGGCCGTCGTCAAAGGCATCGTGAACCGCAGTGAGCGGCGCGAAACGGTAAAGGCCCTGCTGGAGCAAACCAACCTCTACGAAGTACGCAAGCGCAGCATCAGCACCTTTTCGGGCGGCATGAAGCAGCGCTTCGGCATTGCCCAGGCCCTGATTGGTCAGCCCCTGCTCATTATCGTCGATGAGCCCACGGCCGGCCTCGACCCGGGGGAGCGGAACCGGTTTTACAACCTACTGAGCGAAATCGGGGAGAACATCATCGTCATCCTGAGTACCCACATCGTGGACGACGTGCGGGAGCTGTGCCGCAACATGGCCATTATCAACCAGGGCCGGGTGCTCTACGCCGGCCAGCCCCAGGCCGCCATGCACGAGCTCAAAGGCCGCATCTGGGAGCGGACCATCGAGAAGGCCGAGCTGGCCGAGTACCAGCAGCAGTACAGCGTGATTTCGACCAAGCTGCTGGCCGGGCAGCCCCTGCTGCACGTGGAGGGCGAGGATCTGGAGCCGGCCGGGTTCCAGGCCGTGGAACCCAGCCTGGAAGACGTGTTTTTCTCTGCTATTCAGGGGAAAGCCGTGCAGTCAACTCTTCTCCACGCCTAA
- a CDS encoding ABC transporter permease/M1 family aminopeptidase: MFTAFLRFELATWRKQPLTYIFLAVTFGLTFLAMLWPSLQMGQDLRNLHVNAPYAILSRAGAMTMLCLLFITAIMASTATRDSGSGYAQVLYAAPLEKAGYLWGRFAGGVLVAVLALLGVLLAIVLGTPLNEPARVGAFQLTPYLQAVGLFIVPNVVLAGAIIYCLTVLTRNTVYAFIATLGLMVGFLLVGLLTPNLDTPTSVLLLDPFGLRTLHSLTKYWTVSEKNNAVLDFAGPLLTNRLVWLGIAGLLIGLTHGVFSFTTSTGKVKKQRLSDAPAPVRAAAPTPRPQVQPRHDRSAALVQLVQQARLDLLGILKSVPFWILLGLGMLNLLSIAATASEREGGHFFPVTYTMLDLINGTYGLFVIAVLVYYGGTLVWKEQDARLDGILDASPRPSWVPYTAKMLTLVFIAAFLTSMGVLVCVAAQALQGYTNFEWSLYGQAVFGIEFTRYVMVAIGTVFLHVLLRNKFLAYGLTVAIILLQAISGAALDWNNNLLRFADTPAFTYSDMNGFGPFTESIVWFKLYWTAFSVLLVALTAGLWVRGRAVGGTFSATQLRQSFTPTLRAVAATGLLSWLGLGAWIYYNIEVRNDYTTKAEDQGLQADYEKRYKRYEHAPQPRVTAVNLQVDLTPKARAAQVRGQLTLTNKTGRPLDTLRLSYGSYLEDFKFNIPGGRSVLNDQRLHFSSFVLQPALAPGDSLVLGYSAQYQARGFENKVSRPLINGNGTFLNNFDLAPFIGYSRNLELEDATDRAKFDLPERPRMAPQSDSAAYANTYISTDADRLRFQATVSTSPDQIAVAPGALLKEWQQNGRRYFHYRPAAPIINFYSITSARYKVRRERQNGVDLEIYYHPAHPYNLDRMMRSMRASLAYYGEQFGAYPQQQARIIEFPRYQKFAQAFPGTMPYSEGLGFIAQTSPDDHDVDRTYRVVAHEMAHQWWGHQVTGAAVQGATFMSESVSEYLSTLMLERHYGPKRVLKLRRYALDYYLRGRASEKVRELPLLTNEDQPHIHYAKGSLALYSLRNYLGEKRLHGALGQFIRDYQNRPAPYPTSDDLYGYILRATPDSLQYLVTDQLKRITLYDNQVREVAYQRLPDGHYQVTVQVEAHKRYADELGKETEAPLHDYIDLALYGAEDKVLTRQRLLVTNSRKVVRFTVAAAPAKAIIDPDNLLIDRKPEDNTQAAFALK; this comes from the coding sequence ATGTTTACTGCCTTTCTTCGCTTTGAGCTGGCTACTTGGCGCAAGCAGCCGCTTACGTATATTTTCCTGGCCGTCACCTTCGGCCTGACGTTTCTGGCCATGCTCTGGCCTAGCCTGCAAATGGGCCAGGACCTGCGCAACCTGCACGTCAACGCGCCTTATGCCATCCTGAGCCGGGCCGGGGCCATGACCATGCTCTGCCTGTTGTTCATCACGGCCATCATGGCCAGCACTGCCACCCGCGACTCGGGCTCGGGCTACGCCCAGGTGCTATATGCCGCGCCCCTGGAAAAAGCCGGCTACCTCTGGGGCCGCTTTGCCGGCGGGGTGCTGGTAGCGGTGCTGGCCTTGCTGGGTGTGCTGCTGGCCATTGTGCTGGGTACTCCGCTCAATGAGCCGGCCAGGGTCGGGGCGTTTCAGCTGACTCCTTACCTACAGGCAGTGGGCCTTTTCATCGTGCCCAACGTGGTGCTGGCCGGGGCCATTATTTACTGCCTCACGGTCCTGACCCGAAACACGGTTTACGCCTTTATTGCCACCCTGGGCCTGATGGTGGGCTTTTTGCTGGTGGGTTTGCTGACGCCTAACCTGGATACGCCGACTAGCGTGCTGCTGCTCGACCCGTTCGGTCTGCGCACGCTCCATTCCCTGACCAAGTACTGGACCGTCTCGGAGAAAAACAACGCCGTGCTGGACTTCGCCGGCCCGCTGCTTACCAACCGCCTGGTGTGGCTGGGCATTGCCGGCCTCCTGATAGGCCTGACCCACGGGGTATTTTCCTTCACTACCTCCACCGGCAAAGTCAAAAAGCAACGCCTCTCCGACGCTCCGGCCCCGGTGCGCGCAGCAGCTCCCACGCCCCGGCCCCAGGTACAGCCCCGTCACGACCGGAGTGCCGCCCTGGTGCAGCTGGTGCAGCAGGCCCGCCTCGATTTGCTGGGCATTCTGAAAAGCGTACCGTTCTGGATTCTGCTCGGCCTGGGCATGCTCAACCTGCTCAGCATTGCGGCCACGGCCTCGGAGCGGGAGGGAGGGCACTTCTTCCCGGTGACCTACACCATGCTCGACCTGATTAATGGCACCTACGGATTGTTTGTCATTGCCGTGCTGGTCTACTACGGCGGTACGCTGGTATGGAAAGAGCAGGATGCCCGCCTCGACGGTATCCTGGATGCTTCGCCCCGTCCGTCGTGGGTGCCCTACACGGCCAAGATGCTGACCCTGGTCTTCATTGCCGCCTTCCTGACGAGTATGGGCGTGCTAGTGTGCGTGGCGGCCCAGGCCCTGCAAGGCTATACCAACTTCGAGTGGAGCTTGTATGGACAGGCCGTGTTCGGCATCGAGTTTACCCGCTACGTGATGGTGGCCATAGGAACGGTGTTTCTGCACGTGCTGCTGCGCAATAAATTCCTGGCTTATGGTCTGACGGTGGCCATTATCTTGCTGCAGGCCATCAGCGGCGCGGCCCTCGACTGGAACAATAACCTGCTGCGTTTCGCCGATACGCCCGCCTTCACCTACTCCGACATGAACGGTTTCGGGCCTTTTACGGAGAGCATCGTCTGGTTTAAGCTGTACTGGACGGCCTTCAGCGTGCTGCTGGTGGCCCTCACAGCAGGGCTGTGGGTGCGGGGCCGGGCCGTAGGCGGCACGTTCAGTGCCACTCAATTGCGGCAGTCGTTTACGCCCACGCTGCGGGCGGTGGCTGCCACGGGCCTGCTAAGCTGGCTCGGCCTGGGGGCCTGGATTTACTACAACATCGAGGTGCGCAACGACTATACCACCAAAGCCGAAGATCAGGGCTTGCAGGCCGACTACGAAAAGCGCTACAAGCGCTACGAACACGCCCCGCAGCCCCGCGTGACGGCCGTAAATTTGCAGGTCGACCTCACGCCCAAGGCCCGGGCCGCTCAGGTGCGGGGCCAACTCACGCTCACCAACAAAACGGGGCGGCCGCTCGATACCCTGCGCCTCTCGTACGGCAGCTACCTGGAAGACTTCAAATTCAACATTCCCGGCGGCCGGTCCGTACTCAACGACCAGCGCCTGCACTTTAGCAGCTTCGTGCTGCAGCCCGCCCTAGCGCCCGGCGACTCGCTGGTGCTCGGCTACTCGGCCCAGTACCAAGCCCGGGGCTTCGAAAACAAGGTTTCCCGGCCCCTGATTAACGGCAACGGCACCTTCCTCAACAACTTCGACCTAGCGCCCTTCATCGGTTACAGCCGCAACCTGGAACTGGAAGACGCTACCGACCGCGCCAAGTTCGACCTGCCCGAGCGGCCCCGCATGGCCCCGCAGTCCGATTCGGCTGCCTACGCCAATACCTACATCTCCACCGATGCCGACCGGCTGCGCTTCCAGGCCACGGTTAGCACCAGCCCCGACCAGATTGCCGTGGCCCCGGGTGCCTTGCTGAAGGAGTGGCAGCAAAACGGCCGCCGCTATTTTCACTACCGCCCGGCTGCGCCAATAATTAACTTCTATTCCATTACCTCGGCCCGCTACAAGGTGCGGCGCGAGCGGCAGAACGGTGTCGACCTGGAAATCTACTACCACCCCGCCCACCCCTACAACCTGGACCGGATGATGCGCTCCATGCGCGCCTCGCTGGCTTATTACGGCGAGCAGTTCGGAGCCTATCCGCAGCAGCAGGCCCGCATCATCGAGTTTCCCCGCTACCAGAAGTTTGCCCAGGCATTCCCCGGCACCATGCCTTACTCGGAAGGCCTCGGCTTCATTGCCCAAACCAGCCCCGACGACCACGACGTGGACCGCACTTACCGGGTAGTGGCTCACGAAATGGCTCACCAGTGGTGGGGGCACCAAGTAACCGGCGCGGCCGTGCAAGGCGCTACGTTCATGTCGGAATCGGTGTCGGAATACCTGTCGACGCTGATGCTGGAGCGCCACTACGGCCCCAAACGGGTGCTGAAACTGCGCCGCTACGCCCTTGACTACTACCTGCGAGGCCGGGCTAGTGAAAAGGTGCGGGAGCTGCCTTTGCTCACCAACGAAGACCAGCCCCATATCCACTACGCCAAAGGCTCCCTGGCTTTGTACTCGTTGCGAAATTACCTGGGCGAAAAACGCCTCCACGGTGCCCTCGGCCAGTTTATCCGGGATTACCAAAACCGTCCCGCCCCGTACCCCACCTCCGACGACCTCTACGGCTACATCCTGCGGGCCACCCCCGATTCGCTGCAGTACCTAGTCACCGACCAGCTCAAGCGCATCACCCTCTACGACAACCAGGTGCGGGAAGTGGCTTACCAGCGCCTGCCCGATGGCCACTACCAGGTCACGGTGCAGGTGGAGGCCCACAAGCGCTACGCCGACGAGTTGGGCAAGGAAACCGAGGCCCCGCTGCACGACTACATCGACCTGGCTCTGTACGGCGCCGAGGACAAGGTGCTGACTCGCCAGCGGCTGCTAGTTACCAACTCTCGCAAAGTAGTGCGCTTCACTGTAGCTGCCGCCCCTGCGAAAGCCATCATCGACCCGGACAACCTGCTCATCGACCGCAAGCCGGAAGACAACACCCAGGCCGCTTTTGCCCTGAAGTGA
- a CDS encoding M48 family metalloprotease, whose amino-acid sequence MKPSLLRGLSTGALLLALLPLSSSTTSAPTEKPFSYYLAPLQGPKPDPAVLAQFGLYSNATLQKLIDTKGQQMNKVSDRPGDYGFTIVDSPVINAFATPDGHVYFTRGIMAYFNNEAQFAGVLGHELGHITARHGQKQQTRSTISSILLGVGSVVSPGLVGRFAQPLSQVVGLGLLKYGRDAENEADVLGVKYSTKIGYDAANMADFFQTLQRTEAQSGAGGIPTFLSTHPNSADRYTRVKGLAAQAKQQTGSAKLAVNRDSYLRSIEGLPFGEDPRQGFVEGGVFYHPDLKFRFPVPSGWKTQNSPEQFQMAEPNGKALIALLPAPGNSLDAAAEALVTQLKLQSAQASRTTINGFPAVAIQADQVGQDQSGQQGVTARTLTYLIQDGQSIFALIGLTSPSAFGTYSGTFSSVAQGFSRLTDASKLNRQPEKIRIKTVKTATTLGAALAANGIPTSRREDMAILNGMQLTTKLPAGTLFKVVGK is encoded by the coding sequence ATGAAACCTTCCCTGTTGCGCGGCCTTTCCACCGGCGCTTTACTGCTGGCCCTGCTGCCCCTGAGCAGCTCCACTACCTCGGCTCCCACCGAAAAGCCTTTTAGCTACTACCTGGCTCCCTTGCAAGGGCCTAAGCCCGACCCGGCCGTGCTGGCTCAGTTTGGCCTCTACAGCAATGCCACGCTGCAAAAGCTCATCGATACCAAGGGCCAGCAGATGAACAAAGTATCCGACCGGCCCGGCGACTACGGCTTCACCATCGTCGATTCGCCGGTGATTAACGCCTTTGCCACGCCCGACGGCCACGTGTATTTCACCCGCGGCATTATGGCGTACTTCAACAACGAGGCGCAGTTTGCCGGCGTGCTAGGCCACGAGCTGGGCCACATCACGGCCCGCCACGGCCAGAAACAGCAAACCCGCAGCACCATCAGCAGTATTCTGCTGGGTGTGGGTTCGGTGGTGTCGCCGGGCCTGGTGGGGCGCTTTGCCCAGCCTTTGTCGCAGGTAGTGGGCCTGGGTTTGCTTAAGTATGGCCGCGACGCCGAGAATGAGGCCGACGTGCTGGGGGTGAAATACTCCACCAAAATCGGCTACGACGCGGCGAACATGGCCGACTTCTTCCAGACCCTGCAGCGCACCGAGGCCCAGAGCGGAGCCGGCGGCATTCCCACCTTCCTCTCGACTCACCCCAACTCCGCCGACCGCTACACCCGCGTGAAAGGGCTGGCTGCCCAGGCCAAGCAGCAAACCGGCTCGGCCAAGCTGGCCGTAAACCGCGACTCTTACCTGCGCTCCATCGAGGGGCTGCCCTTCGGCGAAGACCCGCGCCAGGGCTTCGTGGAAGGGGGCGTGTTCTACCATCCCGACCTGAAATTCCGCTTCCCGGTGCCCTCGGGCTGGAAAACCCAGAACTCACCCGAGCAGTTTCAGATGGCCGAGCCCAACGGCAAAGCCCTAATTGCGCTGCTACCCGCCCCCGGCAATTCCCTCGATGCCGCCGCTGAGGCGTTGGTTACCCAACTCAAGCTGCAGTCGGCCCAGGCCAGCCGCACCACCATCAACGGCTTCCCCGCCGTGGCCATTCAGGCCGACCAGGTAGGGCAGGACCAGAGCGGGCAGCAGGGCGTTACGGCCCGCACGCTCACCTACCTGATTCAGGACGGCCAGAGCATCTTCGCCCTCATCGGCTTGACTTCGCCCTCGGCTTTCGGCACGTATTCCGGCACGTTTAGCAGCGTTGCCCAGGGCTTCAGCCGCCTCACCGATGCCAGCAAGCTGAACCGCCAGCCCGAGAAAATCCGCATCAAAACGGTGAAAACGGCGACGACGCTCGGCGCGGCGTTGGCTGCCAACGGTATTCCGACTTCGCGCCGCGAGGATATGGCTATCCTGAACGGCATGCAGCTCACCACGAAGCTGCCCGCCGGGACCCTGTTTAAGGTGGTCGGGAAGTAA
- a CDS encoding zinc ribbon domain-containing protein YjdM: protein MDVKDSNGNLLAEGDSVTLIKDLKVKGSSLTLKRGTVVKNIRLTNSPAEIEGRAGGSTMVLKTEFLKKA from the coding sequence ATGGACGTAAAAGACAGCAACGGCAACCTGCTTGCCGAGGGCGACTCGGTGACGCTGATTAAGGATTTGAAGGTGAAAGGCTCGTCGCTGACGCTAAAGCGCGGCACGGTGGTGAAGAATATTCGTCTGACCAACAGCCCCGCCGAAATCGAGGGCCGCGCCGGCGGCTCGACGATGGTGCTCAAAACCGAGTTTCTGAAAAAGGCTTAG
- a CDS encoding M48 family metalloprotease, whose product MKPTLPLATMLFLASACSVNPVTGKKEVMLVSKGQELAMGQQSDPAVAAQFGIYPDQKLQNFINEKGKAMGAISHRPELTYTFRVVDSPVINAFAVPGGYVYFTRGIMAHFNNEAQFAGVLGHEIGHVTARHSAKQQTNAIIGQVGLMGAMIASPRLAQFGEQAAQGMQLLFLKFGRDDESQSDELGVQYSSKIGYDASLMADFFQTLQREQEKSQTEAVPDFLSTHPNPADRYNRVHQLADQWKQQNGNPTNLKVNRDQYLRMIDGIVYGEDPRQGFVENNAFYHPELKFRFPVPTGWKHQNTPQQFQMADPAGKALMMLALAPGASLDEAAQALVKQFSLQPTDSRRTTVNSFPALAFVADQVQQDPQTGQSVAGIRAQVYLIQDGKTIYALLGAAAPADFPAYQPTFSSTMEGFARLTDPDKLNRQPEHVRVKTLKLRSSLSQALKTNGVPENRLEEMAILNGMQLNEQVNAGSLIKVVGK is encoded by the coding sequence ATGAAACCCACCCTGCCGCTTGCAACCATGCTGTTCCTGGCTTCGGCCTGCTCTGTTAACCCCGTCACTGGTAAAAAGGAGGTGATGCTCGTTTCCAAAGGCCAGGAATTGGCCATGGGCCAGCAATCCGACCCGGCCGTGGCAGCCCAGTTTGGCATCTACCCCGACCAGAAGCTCCAGAACTTCATCAACGAGAAGGGCAAGGCCATGGGCGCCATTTCCCACCGGCCCGAGCTGACCTACACCTTCCGCGTCGTCGACTCGCCGGTTATCAACGCCTTTGCTGTGCCCGGCGGCTACGTGTATTTCACCCGCGGCATTATGGCCCACTTCAACAACGAGGCGCAGTTTGCCGGCGTGCTGGGCCACGAAATCGGCCACGTGACGGCCCGGCACTCGGCCAAGCAGCAAACCAACGCCATTATCGGGCAGGTGGGCCTGATGGGAGCCATGATTGCCTCGCCCCGGTTGGCGCAGTTTGGCGAACAGGCCGCCCAGGGTATGCAGCTGCTCTTCCTCAAGTTCGGGCGCGACGACGAAAGCCAGTCCGATGAGCTGGGCGTGCAGTACTCCAGCAAAATTGGCTACGACGCTTCCCTGATGGCCGACTTCTTCCAGACCCTGCAACGGGAACAGGAGAAAAGCCAGACCGAAGCCGTACCCGACTTCCTCTCGACCCACCCCAACCCGGCCGACCGCTACAACCGCGTGCATCAGCTGGCTGACCAGTGGAAGCAGCAGAACGGCAACCCTACGAACCTGAAAGTCAACCGGGACCAGTACCTGCGCATGATTGATGGTATTGTGTACGGGGAGGACCCGCGCCAGGGCTTCGTGGAAAACAACGCCTTTTACCACCCCGAGCTCAAGTTTCGCTTTCCTGTGCCTACGGGCTGGAAGCACCAGAATACGCCCCAGCAGTTTCAGATGGCCGACCCCGCCGGCAAGGCCCTGATGATGCTGGCCCTAGCCCCGGGCGCCTCCCTCGACGAAGCCGCCCAGGCCCTGGTCAAGCAGTTTAGCCTCCAGCCCACCGACTCGCGCCGCACGACGGTCAACAGCTTTCCGGCCCTGGCCTTCGTGGCCGACCAGGTGCAGCAGGACCCCCAGACCGGCCAATCGGTAGCCGGCATCCGTGCCCAGGTCTACCTGATTCAGGACGGCAAAACCATCTACGCCCTGCTTGGGGCCGCCGCTCCAGCTGACTTTCCGGCCTACCAGCCCACGTTCAGCAGCACCATGGAAGGCTTTGCCCGTCTCACCGACCCCGACAAGCTCAACCGGCAGCCCGAGCACGTGCGCGTCAAAACCCTGAAGCTGCGCAGCTCCCTGAGCCAGGCCCTGAAAACCAACGGCGTGCCCGAAAACCGCCTGGAGGAAATGGCCATTCTCAACGGCATGCAGCTCAACGAGCAGGTAAACGCCGGTTCGTTGATCAAAGTGGTGGGCAAGTAG
- a CDS encoding LytR/AlgR family response regulator transcription factor encodes MLSTLLHIELPTPVTRTILIDDETNTREALRALLEHYCPEVTIIGEAASAEEGLQLLRRETPDLLFLDVEMPLGSGFDLLDMLGRASFDIIFTTAHDRYALRAIKFCALDYLLKPVGVADLREAVAKTQRQKAPVASQLHTLYDNLRERTGLAGKVVLPTMQGFEVVEVAHVVRCQSDDNYTLFVLEGKEKILVSRTLKEYEELFADYGFIRVHQSHLVNAAHVKRYIKGSGGYVQLTDDSIIEVSRRKKDELMKRFQV; translated from the coding sequence TTGCTGTCTACTCTGCTGCATATCGAACTACCGACGCCCGTGACCCGCACTATTCTTATCGACGACGAAACCAATACCCGCGAAGCCCTGCGCGCCTTGTTAGAGCATTATTGCCCCGAGGTAACCATCATCGGGGAGGCGGCTTCGGCCGAGGAAGGCTTGCAGCTGCTGCGCCGGGAAACGCCCGATTTGCTGTTTCTGGACGTGGAGATGCCCCTGGGCTCGGGCTTCGATTTGCTCGACATGCTGGGTCGCGCCTCCTTCGACATCATCTTCACCACCGCCCACGACCGGTACGCGCTGCGCGCCATCAAGTTCTGCGCCCTCGACTACCTGCTTAAGCCCGTGGGCGTGGCCGATTTGCGCGAAGCCGTGGCCAAAACTCAGCGGCAAAAAGCCCCGGTAGCCTCTCAGCTCCACACGCTCTACGACAACCTGCGCGAGCGGACCGGCCTGGCTGGCAAGGTCGTATTGCCCACCATGCAGGGCTTCGAAGTGGTGGAAGTGGCCCATGTGGTGCGCTGCCAGTCCGATGACAACTATACGCTGTTTGTGCTCGAAGGCAAAGAGAAAATCCTGGTCAGCCGCACGCTCAAGGAATACGAGGAGCTGTTCGCCGACTACGGCTTTATCCGCGTCCACCAGTCCCACCTCGTCAACGCGGCCCACGTGAAGCGCTACATCAAAGGCAGCGGGGGCTACGTGCAGCTCACCGACGACTCCATTATCGAAGTTTCGCGCCGCAAGAAGGACGAGCTGATGAAGCGGTTCCAGGTCTGA
- the ychF gene encoding redox-regulated ATPase YchF: MGLRCGIVGLPNVGKSTLFNALSNAKAESANYPFCTIEPNVGVITVPDERLQILEALVNPKRVLPTIIEFVDIAGLVKGASKGEGLGNKFLANIREVDAIIHVVRCFEDPNIVHVAGGVDPVFDKDVIDTELQLKDLESIDKKLQKSERSAKAGDAAAKKEVAVLQRFKAALEAGQNARAVQADEVELEAVADLQLLTIKPVIYVANVDEASIATDGNKHVAALREHVKAEGAQVVLVSAAIEEQIADMEDPEEKEMFLAEYGLTESGLNKLIRASYELLNLITYFTAGVQEVRAWTIHRGDKAPQAAGVIHSDFEKGFIRAEVIKLADYQEYKTEVKIKEAGKMAVEGKDYVVQDGDIMHFRFNV, encoded by the coding sequence ATGGGTCTCCGCTGCGGAATCGTCGGCTTGCCGAACGTGGGTAAGTCCACGCTGTTCAACGCCCTTTCGAACGCCAAGGCCGAATCGGCCAACTATCCTTTCTGCACCATCGAGCCCAACGTGGGCGTGATTACCGTGCCCGACGAGCGGCTCCAGATTCTGGAGGCGCTGGTGAACCCCAAGCGCGTGCTGCCCACCATTATCGAGTTTGTGGACATTGCCGGCCTGGTAAAAGGTGCTTCCAAGGGCGAAGGTCTGGGCAATAAATTCCTGGCCAACATCCGCGAGGTCGACGCCATTATTCACGTGGTGCGCTGCTTCGAAGATCCCAACATCGTGCACGTCGCCGGCGGCGTTGACCCCGTGTTCGACAAGGACGTGATTGACACCGAGTTGCAGCTCAAGGACCTGGAAAGCATCGACAAGAAGCTGCAGAAGTCGGAGCGCTCGGCCAAGGCCGGCGACGCGGCCGCTAAGAAAGAAGTGGCCGTGTTGCAGCGCTTCAAAGCCGCTCTGGAAGCCGGGCAGAACGCCCGCGCCGTGCAGGCCGACGAAGTAGAACTTGAAGCCGTAGCCGATTTGCAGCTGCTCACCATTAAGCCCGTGATTTACGTGGCCAACGTGGACGAGGCCAGCATTGCCACCGATGGCAACAAGCACGTAGCCGCCCTGCGCGAGCATGTGAAGGCCGAGGGAGCCCAGGTGGTGCTGGTATCAGCCGCCATTGAGGAGCAGATTGCCGACATGGAAGACCCCGAGGAAAAGGAAATGTTCCTGGCCGAATATGGTCTGACCGAGTCGGGCCTGAACAAGCTGATTCGCGCTTCTTACGAACTGCTGAACCTGATTACCTATTTCACCGCCGGTGTGCAGGAAGTACGGGCCTGGACCATTCACCGCGGCGACAAAGCTCCGCAGGCCGCCGGCGTTATCCATTCCGACTTCGAAAAAGGCTTCATCCGCGCCGAGGTTATCAAGCTGGCCGATTACCAGGAGTACAAGACCGAGGTAAAAATCAAGGAAGCCGGCAAAATGGCCGTGGAAGGCAAGGACTACGTGGTGCAAGACGGCGACATCATGCACTTCCGTTTCAACGTCTAG